A genomic region of Corticium candelabrum chromosome 6, ooCorCand1.1, whole genome shotgun sequence contains the following coding sequences:
- the LOC134181376 gene encoding uncharacterized protein LOC134181376 has protein sequence MRNMWNSTVLVGSTSVEYHITIWIVATTGMAANALVLLWICWNKRSRSGLLASLIVSLAVANFGLACHFVLQEVMLLSPLFFKAESERLSLPFTKTDEVLCGLVSFLTFVSANAVMFTAVGIALFLFLQQQWGLRLLAGFMITAWVACFLFAGVVVWHFRIRASFLPEQMERDAYSLVVVYACQMASVPSNKGYRFSIMITAVNAACSLVVGSIYVYILCKTRRGKGATVTTENPTNLKLRLVVISIMNVICWWPALVLYAIPFATGRSVYNGTFPPHYSEPVLMLVAIVTVANPVLYVIMSRPFATAARRFRRRVCWHCFCMDCCDKERAHLRAVTGLDIRKYDSISEQTDTTKFLEDISTTEDGNAGCS, from the exons ATGAGGAACATGTGGAACTCAACGGTTCTCGTCGGATCGACGTCCGTCGAGTATCACATCACAATATGGATTGTGGCGACGACCGGAATGGCAGCCAACGCGTTAGTCCTTCTATGGATTTGCTGGAACAAAAGATCAAGATCCGGCCTACTTGCTAGCCTCATCGTCAGCCTTGCTGTAGCCAACTTCGGTTTGGCATGTCACTTTGTACTACAAGAGGTCATGCTGCTCTCACCCCTCTTCTTCAAAGCTGAAAGCGAAAGGTTGAGTTTGCCGTTTACAAAAACAGACGAAGTGCTTTGCGGTCTCGTCTCGTTTCTTACTTTCGTGTCGGCTAATGCTGTCATGTTCACGGCGGTCGGAATCGCTCTCTTTCTCTTCCTTCAGCAACAGTGGGGACTCCGACTGCTCGCTGGGTTTATGATCACCGCGTGGGTGgcttgttttctgtttgcGGGTGTGGTCGTGTGGCACTTTCGAATTCGCGCGTCCTTTCTACCAGAACAAATGGAGAGAGACGCTTACTCGCTTGTCGTCGTCTACGCATGTCAGATGGCCAGTGTGCCGAGTAATAAGGGATACCGTTTTTCGATCATGATTACGGCTGTTAACGCGGCCTGTTCGCTGGTTGTCGGTTCGATTTACGTCTACATCCTTTGCAAGACGAGAAGAGGAAAGGGGGCGACGGTGACGACGGAAAATCCAACAAATTTGAAACTTCGCTTGGTCGTGATTTCGATTATGAACGTCATCTGTTGGTGGCCTGCTCTTGTTCTCTACGCCATACCGTTTGCGACTGGAAGGTCGGTCTACAACGGCACGTTTCCACCACATTATTCGGAGCCTGTTCTTATGTTGGTGGCTATTGTGACCGTCGCCAATCCGGTTTTGTATGTCATCATGTCGAGGCCGTTTGCTACAGCTGCCAGACGATTTCGCCGGCGAGTTTGTTGGCATTGTTTTTGTATGGATTGTTGCGATAAAGAGCGAGCACACTTGAGGGCAGTTACCG GTCTAGATATACGCAAGTATGACAGCATATctgagcaaacagacacaactaAGTTTCTAGAAGATATCTCTACAACAGAAGACGGAAATGCTGGGTGCTCCTAG
- the LOC134181339 gene encoding uncharacterized protein LOC134181339, whose product MRNVWNSTVLVGSTSVEYHITMWIVATAGMAANALVLLFICCNKRSRSGLLSGLIVSLAVANFGLACHFVLQEVMLLSPLFLESESELTFTKTDEVLCGLVSFLTFVSANAVMFTAVGIALFLFLQQQWGLRLLAGSMIIAWVVCLVFAGAAVGYFRIRASFLPEEMERDAYSLVVVYACQTASVPSNKGYRFSIMITAVNAACSLVVGSIYVYMLCKTRIGEGATVTTENPTNWKLRLVVISIMNVICWWPALVLYAIPFATGRSVYNGTFPPHYSEPVVMLVAAVTVANPVLYVIMSGPFATAARRFRRRVCWHCFCMDCCDKERAHLRAITGLDIRKYDSISEQTDTTKLLEDISTTEDRNAGCP is encoded by the exons ATGAGGAACGTGTGGAACTCGACTGTTCTCGTCGGGTCGACGTCCGTCGAGTATCACATCACAATGTGGATTGTGGCGACGGCCGGAATGGCGGCCAACGCCCTAGTTCTGCTGTTTATTTGCTGCAACAAAAGATCGAGATCCGGCCTACTCTCTGGCCTCATCGTCAGCCTTGCTGTAGCCAACTTCGGTCTGGCATGTCACTTTGTACTACAAGAGGTCATGTTGCTCTCGCCCCTTTTCTTGGAAAGTGAAAGCGAGTTGACATTCACAAAAACAGACGAAGTGCTTTGCGGTCTCGTCTCGTTTCTTACTTTCGTGTCGGCTAATGCTGTCATGTTCACGGCGGTCGGAATTGCTCTCTTTCTCTTCCTTCAGCAACAGTGGGGACTCCGACTGCTCGCTGGGTCTATGATCATCGCGTGGGTggtttgtttggtgtttgcgGGTGCGGCGGTGGGGTACTTTCGAATTCGCGCGTCTTTTCTACCAGAAGAAATGGAGAGAGACGCTTACTCGCTTGTCGTCGTCTACGCATGTCAGACGGCCAGTGTGCCGAGTAATAAGGGATACCGTTTTTCGATCATGATTACGGCTGTTAACGCGGCCTGTTCGCTGGTTGTCGGTTCGATTTACGTCTATATGCTGTGCAAGACGAGAATAGGAGAAGGGGCGACGGTGACGACGGAAAATCCAACGAATTGGAAACTTCGCTTGGTCGTGATTTCGATTATGAACGTCATCTGTTGGTGGCCTGCTCTTGTTCTCTACGCCATACCGTTTGCGACTGGAAGGTCGGTCTACAACGGCACATTTCCACCACATTATTCGGAGCCTGTTGTTATGTTGGTGGCTGCTGTGACCGTCGCTAATCCGGTTTTGTATGTCATCATGTCAGGGCCGTTTGCTACAGCTGCCAGACGATTTCGCCGGCGAGTTTGTTGGCATTGTTTTTGTATGGATTGTTGCGATAAAGAACGAGCACACTTGAGGGCAATTACCG GTTTAGATATACGCAAGTATGACAGCATATCTGAACAAACGGACACAACTAAGTTGCTAGAAGATATCTCTACAACAGAAGACAGAAATGCTGGGTGCCCCTAA
- the LOC134181676 gene encoding uncharacterized protein LOC134181676: MLYKTRRRSYGVTTHAQKAANWKLRLIVISIMNIICWWPACILYAIPIATGRSVYNDTFEPKYSEPALILTAAVTVANPVLYVILSKEFSTTVRRFRRRVCLYCSCFDCFDKEREHLRSLTGVNIRVYSSTSELTDTTRLLEDYSVADETNDNEQSN, encoded by the exons ATGCTGTACAagacgaggaggaggagctacGGCGTGacgacgcatgcgcagaaaGCGGCAAATTGGAAATTACGTTTGATTGTAATTTCGATCATGAATATCATCTGTTGGTGGCCTGCGTGTATACTCTATGCGATACCGATTGCAACCGGAAGGTCGGTGTACAATGACACGTTTGAGCCGAAGTATTCGGAACCTGCACTTATTTTGACAGCTGCTGTGACGGTTGCCAATCCTGTCTTGTATGTTATTTTGTCGAAGGAGTTTAGTACGACCGTTAGGAGATTTCGTCgacgtgtttgtttgtattgttcttGCTTTGATTGTTTTGATAAAGAGAGAGAACATTTAAGGAGTTTAACTG GTGTAAACATTCGTGTGTACAGCAGCACGTCCGAACTCACCGACACAACTAGGTTGTTAGAAGACTACTCTGTAGCAGATGAGACAAATGATAACGAACAGTCAAACTAG